In Papaver somniferum cultivar HN1 unplaced genomic scaffold, ASM357369v1 unplaced-scaffold_57, whole genome shotgun sequence, the DNA window ATGTTGCAAGAGTAGATTGATTGGATTGGCAATGGCTAAGATGGTTGCAGAATGTCGCGCCACCATGGCTGGAGTGCACTGCTGAAGCGACATGATTGTGCAACAGCAAGCTCAAGGCTGTGCAAGATTGCAACAGCTCTGGCCAGGATCAGTCAGCTACTgagttagactctgactcagaTCACTCAGCCTCTGACTCAGATCACTCAGCCTCTGACTCAATAACGCCGTTAGTGTCCATTAACTTGACCGCCAGTTTTAACAGCTGACCGTtatgtttgaccggtgaccgggtggactttgccggtcacctgagctacttCTCTGACCACTTCTCAGGCCAAATTCTGGCCATTATACCAGTTTTCCGGTGACCACTTTTGGGGCATATTTTCTACACGGGTATTTTCACATATGAAATTGGTGGACCACATTGGATATGGGCTTTTTGGAggattgacctagttttggaaagatgaaaagctacaaaaagaagaGATCTTCTACTTCTTTGGGTATCACGTATTTTtttacttggagttttggagagcggcgactagggtttgctttcatttatttttcgTCTTCTTCATTTAATTATTGATtaagattatgatgaactcaaaatctatgagtagataaatacaattattggttatgggataaagttgatttcacaacatgatattgtttcaatgaattagttttgtctcaactttattgtttatgattcatggtttatattgttatatgatttgattgattgtttggttgagtccgaaatcaatccgatttgcattcatttctaaagctatataGGGTTTTCAAtatgaaaaagttgtttatccttgattttaagtagcataattgtgggtagtgcttgtagttatatatcctactagtcacaagtgaatcataaccttggttaaatcgaattagtgcttttacacgtttgattgccttgattagtcttattccatagaacttagtgcttttagggagttaaacttaattgtgttgctttctaggaagaattcacatatgcatcttttaatgtggttgtgatcaAATCAGGGAaatagcgggatatacttgcgatcaaggtatcctaggacttttaataaatgagagattaaattatcaattctagtcattgatgagaATACATGTTtctgaatgatactatcccgttaccaatatcttcctcttattgattactttcatattttactgctttcaattatttttattgcttttctaaaacaaaaattcccacattggttattaagaaactgaaattttataacaacaaaagcctatctgtgggaacgaactctttcttaccacatatttcacttattttagttaagtaagaaactgaaattatttttgacgcatacgacagcgatcatacGATCCCAGTTAAGACAGTAGCACCAAATAAGAGGACGTAGAAAAAGTCGGCGGTTCTTCCTCTGAAGGAATTCTCTTCAAGGAGCTTACAGTGACGTGCAAGTAAGAAAATGTGAAATAAGAAGTCCAACTCTGCAAAAAGCCGCAAATGACAAATTTAGGTAAATAATCCGCAGAAACTTTTCTTAAACATCGAATCACAAACTAATATGCATGTGAAGAGATATAAATCATATAATACACCTATCAATCATAAGAACATAAATAAATCCAAAGAGAATAAAGGTTTACCTTAATTCAAGTCATCCAAGAAGTTGATAACGATGGCAGAGAAGCTGCAGATAAAAAAAAACGAGAGAAGAAGATATACATacactttacatttcttttctttttttttcttccgtgATGAGAGAAACAAGCAAGGTGTTTTCATCAGGACTTGAAGAGGTGCAAACATTCGGATTCTTGGAGGTGCAAACttcgtttaatttttttttcggcTTGGAAAACGGAAGACCTAGTATAGATTTCAAAAATCAAGGGGTGCAACTACCAACCCTTGCAATGGGCTGGCTCCATCCCTGACATCAccaaccacaaccaccaccaccatatccaaccaccaccaccatgtccaccATCAATATATACCAGCACTATCATCACCGACCACCACgatcaccaaccaccaccaccatatccaccatcaactaccactactagcaaccaacactacatccaccaacaaatactagcactaTCATCAGCATAAAAAGCACCACCATCGGAACAGTACCACCAAAATTTGGTCTCGTCATAAACTTACTGTTTCATctttaaaatctttggtttcataaataaaaaaaaggcaaaaataagatgaaaccaaatttggtttcatcatagaatttgacgaaaccatCATAAAATtttgtgaaaccaaattttgtttagagtttttgtatcaatattcaaaaatttgggacttttgtatcaattttgttcaatatggagttttaatggatcccaacatttgaatgaaGTTTTTGTACtccaagtttggtcaccttggtgttttactacttgttttgataaaatAAAGTGAATAGGATAAACATAACTACTTACTTTTGAGAGAATATACCATCATTCTGGAATCTTCTTGTTGTTGTGGATGTTCATCAACATAGGAATATACCATCATTCTGGAATCTTTTTGTTGTTGACGATGTTCATCAACATAGGATGTCATGATCCGTGGTGGTAGTGATGGGGTTTTGAGGCGGCGAAAAAACCAGGGAATAAACGAACAGGGAGAGAGACACGGAGTAAGAAAACTAAGAATGATTACGCCCTAGCTTGGAGTTTTGGACCTCTGGAATCTAAATACTAGGGTAAATAGATAAACAAACGTAAAAAGTTAATTACACTCTTTACAACACTAAGGTAACACGTACAtcatatttgatatttttttctggaCCGGAGTCGGTTTGGATCTTATTCATCTGGATCCGACTTAAACAGTCTGATTCTTCGGGATCTGATTTAATATGTTCAACTCAACTCACTTTAATATGTAATTAAGGTTTTCGTCCCATAAGTCAAAGGTATTGTATTACTTGCTCAAACAGGTTGCTTAACGTTTTCGTCCCATAAGTCAAAGGTATTGtattacttgactcaaatagattCGAACGAATTAAAGGTTAGATCTGAGTAAGAGATTAGATAAGAGATTAGATCAGATTTCTTTAAATAGAAAACAAACGATCTAATATCTGACTAGCACATGACTCGATCAAGTCAGatgcaaacaaacatggtgtCAGAGTGACCATCTATGGCAAGCCAGAAAAGTTAAATTTGTCAGGCGCTCAGGCCCCTAGTTGTTTACGTCGGTTTTAGCCTCTCTTTTGGTCGACAAATGTCTATATTTAGTGTGCATGCTCTATGAATCTTGATTACTCTATTAAAAAGTTCTTAATTTTCCGACCAACAAACAAGTGTAAAAAGCAGAACCTGAAGTGACACTGGTAGTTCAAAAGCCACACTGTTGGTATATGGACTCGCACTGTTATAAGAAAAAGATACAATACAGAGGAACACAGGACATAAATACAAAAACAAGTAACGGTACGTTCCTAACCTTTTCAATACATACATTTATAAAGTCGTAATATAGAGTTTCAAAGTTCATAACCGGGAAATCTAGCCTCAGCTGGAACGGTCATGTCAAGGAACAGATAAGTCATTCCTCCTAACCCTTCAAAAAGGGAGTATGGATGGTCACCTCCATGCATTTTTCCTTCTGATATCAGCTTCTCTGCTTTATCAAATAGGAAGCAAGCAAATGATTTGGCCCGAAACAAGTATTTCACATTACCTGTTAGCCGATAAAGAGAGAGAAATACATAAGCATTCCCACTCACGCCATGGCAAATACCTACTCGCCTTAACAATCCTCGTTCCCAAACCACCTCTCCAGCATCAATAGCTGCTCGCAGAAAATCTTGATCCCCAAAAACCTGATGTACATCAGTTTCGTGTTAACATTCTCTCTCTGTTGGATGCACTTAAGAGAATTCTCTTGTAGACCGGTTCTCTTCAACATTTAAAACTTTTTTTATTCAATAACAGCTAGTCAAAACGTGGATGTTTACGCATCATTCCAAAACAAACATCAAAACTCTGCTAACCAAATAAATACAAGATGAGCTGTTTcctttaatcaaatcaaaatggaACATAAAGCTGGCAAATAGAGACTCGCTTTAAACAACAATAGACGAGTGCAGTGCATCCCACAGTCTGTAATGTCCTTCAAACGGTTAAAACCATGAGAAATTTATTTCCATTTAAATATAAAAAACTACTACTATCTTTTAAGACACCCACTTAGTCCTCCTAAAAGCACAAAAATAAAAGGTGGTTAAAAAGATAGGATTTTACCTGGGCAGCTTTGACAAGAGTGAGAGCTACACCAGGGGAGCCATGACACCAATGTACAAGCCGATCACTCTCACTTTCCTCACTGGAAGGATAATTCCCACTTGGGAAGCGATTCTGTATCATATACCGTAGAGTTCCCTTAACATCCTCAACCTCATCTGGCTTAAGTTCCATATCCATTAAAACGTGAACAATTCCAGCCAAACCATGGGCTGCTCCCCAATACTTCTTTCCATGCCACTCGTACATTAATGGGCATCTACCCTTGTTTGATAATCTTCTTCCTTCCTCAATTATTTCCTTAACTACTGAACCCTGCAAAATTTCATCCCAACCAGAGAACAAAATCAACCCAGCTTCCCCTTTCAAGAATCAAGTGGAAGAAATGTGAAAAGTTAACAAAGGACCCCCCAGACCAAAAACCTTTACCCTTACTCATGACTAAAATCAACATAGTTTTCATTAACTAGCTAACAAGTAAGCATGTCAAAACCTCATGTTGTTGTACCCAATGAtcaaaaacgatggatttttataacttgaagtacacaatgaaatcaaagtaaaaggcTTACTTACAGTAAAGGAAGATGAAACTACTCCAGTAATATGTTTGTTTAAGAAGGAATACGCCCATAAGAAACCAGCTCTCCCATACAGTAGCTCATTAGGAATATCTCTTGGCAACTTGATCTGTAACGAAAACACTCACCAAAAATTTATTTCCCAGGAAAACAATCTCAACGAAAGAAAATTATGCTCCTCTAAAATGCGAATTTCGGTCCTTTACCGCTTGAAATTGAGTTAGATAATGATTGAGTAGTCTTTCATCACCAGAATGTTTTGCTGCTACTGCACCTAATGCACAAACACCTGCTCTCCCACATAAAAACGTCACGTTCCTTCGACCCAAACACACACATATCAGTACAAAATCCAAAACAATGATATATACACATAGGGAGAGAGAGAGTACCTTGCATTTTTGGAGGAAGTATCACAATCTTGAACAATTTCAGAGCAAAGTGTAAGATCATTTTTGTTATGAGTAACTTGATAGGACTTGAATAGTAGGTAAGCAATCCCAAGAGAACCAGTATAAACTGTAAAATCCTGAACACGTCTACCACCGTGACCCCAAGTTTCTCTAACAATCTGAAACAACCATTAATAACAAAGGCAATTACACAAACATGTTATGCTCATGTCATATTTTTCATTAAAATTACAGAGGGTTTATTTCAAAGTAGACATTCTTACTGTTTCTTTAAGACCCAgagctttttctttcaatttctcagaAAGTGATGAATAAGGCAGAGAAAGAAGCTTTAAAAGTGAATTTTCAATGGCTTCGGCAATGTTTGATGTTTCATCAATAAATTCTGGCATTTCATTAGCGAAAAAGCGATCAGCCATGACTTCCGGATTAGGATCCAACTGATTCAGAGCGAATTTCGAGAATACAATGGTGGATGATCAGAGGAAGGATAGTGCTAGCGGAGAGAATGGCGGTGGCATATACACACTGTTGAATTGAAATGGCGAGGTATCCTGAGTACATGTGTTTGATGAAGCGTGCAAATACGTGGCTTCTGTATGCCAGGTGGGAGCCAAGGATACATGTCTGAACTCTGAACACTTAGAATTTGACCCAGGTTGTGTCGGTCATGCCTACTAGGGGCACTCTCCGTCGGGCACGAAGAAAATTAAGCATCTACTAAGAAATGTATAAATAATTTGCAGTCTTCCAACGGAACTATGAATCTGGAACATGTTCTTTCCGATGTCCTCACCCGCGATCCTGCTCTTTCTgcgggaaaagaaatcattatgattcacattgttttgctagaaagaaatagatttctgatcttcaaaatctacttctttttgttgttgatagGGTAAACTGTCTGACAACATCCACAATtgatttcattcctgcagaaaatCAGAACTCTCATGCATAAAGTTTCCAAAATCATTGTTCGAGAAATTCTTATAGGAATCGTGTTCCTCTTAATGATGCTAATAATTACACTATTAATGTACACATTCCAAGTGAGAATGAGAAGAAGTCTGGTAGACCTAAGTCTAGAAGATGGAATTGTATCAATTCTGATCTtctggaaccaatctctagaggtcctagatttaatcctcagaaaaatccgtCTGATACTCAAAGAGGTTTATGTCTTATTTCTCTGGAATAAGAAATAACCAAAAAAAGGTAAGGAATAAAAGGATCAAAGATTTAGATGGTATGTACAATTCATCTCTCCATGGTAATGGTGGGATTACTTCACACTTTGCTACCTAGctctaggtaatttcatccttgtatctaacttgagagttgtaAGGATGATATTTGCGAGATGCTCAAGTTTGTTGTAGATTACCATTTGTCTTGTGTTTAATttagttgttttcttcttttgtgaaggTTGAGTCATTTCTTGACTCCTTGTAACTATTGTATTTTCTCCTTATGCTCtgattaaatcttttaattattgagctaTGAAGGATATCTGAAAACAAAgagtatttccttatttttggatggtTTCTGATCCATTAACCTTTTGTAACTGGTCCATGAACGTCCGTGTCTGTATTGGGTGTTTTAGGGTTTCGTTAACAAGGGCatatgaaaaagcgagggtctaacaaccacacccaatatttcgtttaggcaatctgtatggacaaactccaatatatttctgaGAGCACTAACTAATAAAGCGATCTCAAccaaaaatatatccaagagttatatctatgtttcttaatgtaatcagcaaatcaaacagatagaaatccgtgagcttgattattataagaaacaacttggacg includes these proteins:
- the LOC113343254 gene encoding lanC-like protein GCR2 isoform X2, whose amino-acid sequence is MADRFFANEMPEFIDETSNIAEAIENSLLKLLSLPYSSLSEKLKEKALGLKETIVRETWGHGGRRVQDFTVYTGSLGIAYLLFKSYQVTHNKNDLTLCSEIVQDCDTSSKNARNVTFLCGRAGVCALGAVAAKHSGDERLLNHYLTQFQAIKLPRDIPNELLYGRAGFLWAYSFLNKHITGVVSSSFTGSVVKEIIEEGRRLSNKGRCPLMYEWHGKKYWGAAHGLAGIVHVLMDMELKPDEVEDVKGTLRYMIQNRFPSGNYPSSEESESDRLVHWCHGSPGVALTLVKAAQRTGLQENSLKCIQQRENVNTKLMYIRFLGIKIFCEQLLMLERWFGNEDC
- the LOC113343254 gene encoding lanC-like protein GCR2 isoform X1; this translates as MADRFFANEMPEFIDETSNIAEAIENSLLKLLSLPYSSLSEKLKEKALGLKETIVRETWGHGGRRVQDFTVYTGSLGIAYLLFKSYQVTHNKNDLTLCSEIVQDCDTSSKNARNVTFLCGRAGVCALGAVAAKHSGDERLLNHYLTQFQAIKLPRDIPNELLYGRAGFLWAYSFLNKHITGVVSSSFTGSVVKEIIEEGRRLSNKGRCPLMYEWHGKKYWGAAHGLAGIVHVLMDMELKPDEVEDVKGTLRYMIQNRFPSGNYPSSEESESDRLVHWCHGSPGVALTLVKAAQVFGDQDFLRAAIDAGEVVWERGLLRRVGICHGVSGNAYVFLSLYRLTGNVKYLFRAKSFACFLFDKAEKLISEGKMHGGDHPYSLFEGLGGMTYLFLDMTVPAEARFPGYEL